TAAGGCACTAGGCCGTGGTAAGTGCTGGAATGAGGTTATGTGAGATGTTCTTGGCTGTTTGGGGTGTGACTCGAGGTCGGTATGGAAGGGCGTTAGTTATGGTGCGCAGTAGGAGTTGGGGAGAGGGGTCTTGTTTTTGTATGTAGATGTCTCAATCATAACGCTCTGAAGAGCTGACCAGCTTGCTTTGTTAAGTGTATTGAGTGAGTTAGAAGCAATGATGGTTTTCAATAATGTAAATAAGGACTTCTATTTTGATCATTGTCTCAATGGTAGAGCGAGTGCTTCTTTCCCACCACTACCTTAATCTGGTACTTAGATACAGTAGCCCTGTCTATGATGACAAGTGGATATCAGATAGTTTCTTGTGGAACACAACTAGATATATGAGACTTTCAGCCACTTTGGTATACAGAAATACAATATGGATGAAGCATGGGAGACATAGTAGGGAAGTACATGGTTGGCAAGTCAAAGGGCTCTTTGGAGGTCCAAGTCGACGAGCCATGCAGGGTGGGAGGGAAAGCCATCGGAGCCTTCGATAGCGGCATTGACAAACAGAGTATGGCGCCCATGTTGAAGGGGGTTTGCATCATCAGCACAGTGACTGGTCAGATAATATGCCCGGGGGCCACTGGCTTTGATATTGGAGAGCTTTTCGATTACCGTTGATTGGCCGTTGTCGATATCAGTCAGATGGGACGGTTTCTCACTAATCGTCTTGCGCCATGCGACCAGTTTAGCTCCCCAGATTCCATGAATGTGTCCAAAGCAGTGCATTCGCGGTCTGGATCGGGCAACCCTTCCAAAAAGATGCTCACAACCTGTTCTTTGGCCGGAGATGGTATTGTCCAGGACGCCGCGAGGCGGGCCATGCGTCATAACCAAGTCAACATTCCCAATTGCGAACTCATGACCTTCGTGTGGACTATACTGAAACCCCCATTCCCCAAACGACGGTGTGTACGGGCTGGCATATACTGTTAACGACGCACCGTTTTGAAGGGTCAAGTAATGTGTCCCTTCCTCTAAAAGTCGGATGCCGCTTTTTTCCTTCGCGTCAACATGGTCGAATAGTTCTCGAACCTGCCCGCAGTAGCCGTACTCTTTCTCGATAAGAAGTGGGTCAATATTTTGCAGCCTCCGGGCTTCGCGGATTTTGTTCTGAAATGCAGGGGGGTCAAGTGTGAAGTCGTGATTGCCCGCGATGACAAGCTTGAGTGGGGCGTTGATTTGCTTTAGGAGTTTAATGGCTCCTTGGAATTCTTGCAGGGTGGACCCCATCGTGAGATCGCCGCAGTGGATGGCCACATCGGCAGGCTCAtttgatgatggta
This Aspergillus flavus chromosome 1, complete sequence DNA region includes the following protein-coding sequences:
- a CDS encoding putative metallophosphoesterase domain-containing protein (unnamed protein product), producing MAEQPQPTVKTRFLVISDTHGRDSIPSSNEPADVAIHCGDLTMGSTLQEFQGAIKLLKQINAPLKLVIAGNHDFTLDPPAFQNKIREARRLQNIDPLLIEKEYGYCGQVRELFDHVDAKEKSGIRLLEEGTHYLTLQNGASLTVYASPYTPSFGEWGFQYSPHEGHEFAIGNVDLVMTHGPPRGVLDNTISGQRTGCEHLFGRVARSRPRMHCFGHIHGIWGAKLVAWRKTISEKPSHLTDIDNGQSTVIEKLSNIKASGPRAYYLTSHCADDANPLQHGRHTLFVNAAIEGSDGFPSHPAWLVDLDLQRAL